The Sulfolobus sp. A20 genomic interval GTATTGTAAACGCACAGTTAACATTTTCGAGATCTCCAAAGGGGAAAGACTACTTAGTGTTAGGTCATGAAGGATTTGGACAAGTCGTTGATGTCGGAGATGGGATCAAGGAGATCAAAAAGGGAGATTATGTAGTTCCGATTGTGAGAAGGGGTTGTGGTAAATGTTCCAACTGTTTAGTCGGTAGGCAGGATTTTTGTGAAACTGGTGAATTCGTAGAAGCCGGTATTAGAGGTCATGATGGTTTCATGAGAGATGAATTTATTGAAAAAGAGGAATATTTAGTTAAAATACCATCGGAGATAAAGGATATCGCAGTGCTTTTAGAACCTTTATCAAATGTGATAAAAGCATATAACGAGTTAACTTTTGTACAGAGAAGGATGATATGGTGGTGTAAAGAGGGAAGTTATTCTTGTAAAAATGCTGTTATAATTGGCTCTGGTCCAATAGGTATTCTTTTTGGTATGCTTTTCTCTTCACAGGGTTTTAATACTTATATTTTAAATAGGAGAGATCCATCTGCAGTAGAAGAATATATCACAAAAAAAGCTAATATTGAGTTCGTAAATACGCTGAAGACTCCAAGTTTATCGCTTAATATAGACGTTTTAGTAGATACTTCTGGTCATCCGTCGGCTTTTATCCCACTAATGAAACTACTTAACAAAAACTCTGCAGTGGTACTGTTTGGTACAACTGGTGGGGAGAAGTCAGAAATCACTGCTGATTTGGTTACATTTCTAGTTGAAAATAATATATTGCTAGTTGGTAGTGTTAATGCTAGCAAAAAGGATTTCATGGATGGTGTAAACTATTTAACGGTATGGAAGAATATTTATGGTGATTCTCTGAATAGGATGATAACAAGAGTAGTTAAGGCTGAAGAGGCTCCCTCAGTTTTGTACAAAAAATCTCCTGGCGAGATAAAAACTGTAATATCATGGGCTTAATTGATGTTTAAGTTCTTCTATAGCTCGTTTTATCTCTTCCATTGATGCTTCGTCCTCAAGTGTTGAGATGTCTCCTGCACTAGATCCTAACATTACAGCCTTTATTACTCTTCTCATCACCTTGCCGGACCTAGTCTTCGGCAAAGCTTTAACGAAATGTATATCTAAAACTACTATTGGTCCCAGTATCTTTCTTACGTGTTCTTGAATACTATTAGCTAACTGAGGTGAAGGTTCATATCCTTGTTTTAAGACTACGAATGCATGAGCTACCTCTCCCTTTACTTGATCTGGAATCCCAATTACGGCAGCCTCGGCTACAGATTGATGTGAAGTTATAGCTGATTCTATCTCGCCGGCTCCTAACCTGTGTCCAGCTATCTTTAACGTTTCATCGGCTCTACCAGTCACCCACACGTATCCTTCGGAGTCTATCATAGCAAAGTCACCAGTATAATAAATGTTAGGGAACTTATTGAAGTAAGTCTTTATGAGCCTTTCACCATTATTATCATTCCACATCCCTATCATCATACTTGGTGGGAATGGTGGTTCCATAACTAAATATCCCCTTTCATTTACTATCTCTTCTCCCTTATCAT includes:
- a CDS encoding glucose 1-dehydrogenase is translated as MKAVIVRPPNRGIEVKEIDLGIKQPNSNEVLVKTLFTGICGTDRGIVNAQLTFSRSPKGKDYLVLGHEGFGQVVDVGDGIKEIKKGDYVVPIVRRGCGKCSNCLVGRQDFCETGEFVEAGIRGHDGFMRDEFIEKEEYLVKIPSEIKDIAVLLEPLSNVIKAYNELTFVQRRMIWWCKEGSYSCKNAVIIGSGPIGILFGMLFSSQGFNTYILNRRDPSAVEEYITKKANIEFVNTLKTPSLSLNIDVLVDTSGHPSAFIPLMKLLNKNSAVVLFGTTGGEKSEITADLVTFLVENNILLVGSVNASKKDFMDGVNYLTVWKNIYGDSLNRMITRVVKAEEAPSVLYKKSPGEIKTVISWA